GTACAAAAAAAAACCCCCAGCGTTATGAAATACATGTCcaacaaacacagaaaaacacacacactattggTGCCAAACTGTGCATTGCTTTACTCCTATGCTGCCTTGTTTAGAATTGACAATTGCTGACTGGAAAACAAGAACCTGTGGTTTAGCTCTTATATTTGTAGCCATAACTAAACAATCACAGTTTGTATGATTAAACATGGTACGATGAGTTAGAAAGAAAAGAAACTGCCCGTCAGCTTCACATACAAGACCGATATGACTGACAAACACGAAACAGTTGTCAACATTGGCAGTGTCGAGTAAATCAGTCACCCAACATAAGCAATACTCTCTGGAAAATCCTTTTATCAACTAGGACCAGGCAGGAACTAAAGAGAAGAGTGGATGAATGGATTCGGTGATGGCTGGAAACAAATGAAGGACAGACTGATGTGAAGGGAAAATTTAATTAATCTAAATATTCCTAGTCAGAGCTCACAGAGTCCATCTTTACTGTTCCATAACTGAAGTTCAGCTTCATCACTGAATTTTAGAAACGTTTTGCCACTTCTGACATACAGGAGAACTTACTCGGCCTGAGCTAGCGGCTAAGAGCACGTTCTCCCAAGACAGCGCTCGTGACAGACCACTAATAATGCTCGAATTGCAccgaaataaaaaattaaatgacaacgacaatcataaaaataataaaaaggtgTCAGCAAGTATGTGTGTGATTTGTGAGTGTCCTTGTTTAGAAGAGTAACGCTCCCATGCTGCCGACTTCACTCTGTTCCTTAACAAATATCTCAAAGTACTGATAGATGATGGTAACAGCCAATAGGATTCCCGTTCCGGAGCCGATGGCGCCCAGGAAGTCCGCCATTACTGAAAGGCCTCCGATACACAGTCCACCAAACGCAGCTGCTGTGGGGATGTATCTGGATGACAGAGAAAGTGTGAGGTTAATAAAAGTTCTGATTTAAAAGCAGAGCATACAGTGCATGCGTGTGTGCTGCTCACCTGTTGAGTTCATGAACCATGGAGGTCTCTCTGTGTCCTCTCATTACCATCTGCTGTTCTTTCAGCTGCTTGGCtacctaaaacacacacaacacattcaGCCATTACATATCATAGAATCAAAATGTATGTGTCGATAAATTAACTATAACGGGTGACTCACATCTTTGGCAGAAGATCCAGAAACTTCAATCCAGGTCTTAGAAAAGAAGGCACAGGATCCCAGCATGAACACAATGTAGATCACTGCATGCACTGGGTCATCAAGCACAGAACCAAATGACTCTGGAGGAGACAGATAGTAACAGAGACCGCCCACAGGATAGGCGCGCGCTGGACCACCGGATGAGGTGTCCtaggaaaaacaaaatgaaggttTCTTTACTTCTTCTAGTTATGTTTACTGTCTGGATCAAGCGGCTTttcaatatgcttttttttttttcttcaatagaaTTTTCAAGAAGGGCCCTGTGATTTCTGTAAACAAGAGGAAGTGGAAAATTCCATCATATAATTTACTACATAATGTGAAATATCATGGAATTAGGCAAATTTTGTACATAATGCTATAATATACTACAATAGTATGAATAATTTAACAACATTTAAGTATAGTCACAATTGTCAGTGTTTTAATAGAACAGGAACAAAACAGTGTGTTACATGTCAAACTTATTTATTAGTGTtcctaaaaatgtactttttggtaAACTAAGTATTAGTTCatcttaaaatgaaaattatgttattaattactcatcctcatatTATCCAATGCCCTCTCAGAACAAAAAAAATCGAgaaattttagatgaaatccgagagctctggAATAGTCCATAGACAGCAAGACATTAGACAGTCTAGATTTTAAGGATCCTGGtctaaaatgtctttattttgatatttggtcACTATTTTAGAGGTTAATGCAGGTCAATCTATACAAATCATGTGTCTAATCTTTCTTTTTAAGGCTACAAGCagataaacacctattttacaagaaacatgttttgtgaattCTGAAGATGTCTATTAATGCTCTAGTCTAGAACTAACAGTTTCAGACTGATAAATGATATTTTTCTTAGCATTGTTTGGCACATTATAATTTCATGATGTTATgaacttttttttcttatacatttttaattattaatatttaagatatagatcagagaaagctatttcttactattaaagggcATACCCCCACCCATAAATCTTGTTTTGAGGTCCTTCATCCCCCCCAAAGCCCCCCCTGAAATTCGCACCCTGGTCTTAAGGGTTTATAAGGATACAAggttgaataattaataacagtatttaatttttagttgaactaatcctttaataaaAGGTTGTTAAATCATTTAGTTTAGAAtacttgggggaaaaaaattcacatcctgaccaaaaaaaaaaaaattggtactAGTATTAAACAGATGTCACACTTACAGACCAAGTCCCCAGAAGGTTGACCAGGAAGTTGCCACTGAATCGTGTGGAGAGCATCTGAGAGATGACGTAAAGATTAGAAACCAGAGCAGACTGCAGGATGATCGGAATGTTGGAGGTGTAGAACAGCTTGATGGGATATGTGTTGTATTGGCCACGGTAACGTGCAGACTTGATGGGTAAGTCAACTCTGAAgccctgaaaataaaataaaaaacgtaaGGAGTTTCAATTACAATTGTTAAGTACTTTTCATGATTGTGCTTATATTCAATATTTCCAACCTATATACAAAACACATAATGATCAgataaaataaataccaaaaatcaACAAAGTACAGTTTTAAAAATTGGTTTCTGAAGGTGTtcagccgaaaaaaaaaaaaaaaattcagctgcATTATTAAATAAGTCAGGAAAATTAGCactctaatataaaaatgtaaaatcgaATATAACTGACCTGGAAGTATATGACCACAGCAAAGACAAAGACTGTAGCGATGAGGTTCATGAGGTTGGGCAGGTTCTGTCTGTAGAAAGCCTCTCTCAGAGCTCTGACTTTATCAGTGCGAGTGGCCAACAGGTGAAACAGAGCAATAATGGCTCCCTCAAACTCAGTacctgaatgcacacacacacacaacatttagCTAACTTGCCACTTATGACACCACAGCAGATATGCTGCGTCCTGAACACACACCTCTCCCTGTGTTGACTGTGGTTGGGCTGAATGCTTTCCATACAATCGTCTCACAGATGTTGGTGGCGATGAAGAGAGAGATACCAGAGCCCAAACCATAACCTTTCTGCAGCAACTCATCCAGCAGCAACACGATCAGACCAGCCACAAACAACTACAGGAGAAAGAACAATGTTAAATCACATCCCACGCACtctctttaattaaataaaacatggaTATAACAACATACAAATCCCTGAGCTTAAAAGCCACTTCATACAGGTAATAAATGCACACATTGTGTCTATGCTCTCTCACCTGAATGATGATCAGCAGACAGATGCCAGCACCCATCTCTGAAGGGTCTCCATACATTCCAGTCATGACGTACACAATAGCCTGGCCAATGGTGATGATCATACCAAACACTGGAAAACAATTAAGcaattaattataataactaatCTAGAACTCAGCCGTGCTAAAGGGATCGTTcactaaaaaatttaaaattctcaccctcaagttgtttctTACCTTTGAGTTTATGTTTTCTGCTAAACACGTAAGAAAATAAttagaagaatgctgaaaatctgtaaccattgacttgtatagtaggaaaaacaaaaaaattctaagTCAATAGTTGCCGGTTTCCAACAtctttttaaataacttattttgtgctcaacagaagaaagaaactcaaatacatTTGTGACAggtgaatggtgagtaaataattacacaagtttcagttttggatgaactatcccttactACAGGCATGCAAAAGAGTAACTTGAAACCCTTACATTTTTGGGCTCCATTAAAGAGCGCTCTGTCTTTCGGTGTGTCTCCAACCTCAATGATTTTAGCTCCAGCCAGCAGCTGCATGATCAGACCAGAGGTCACAATGGGAGAGATACCCAACTCCATCAAAGTACCTGAAAAACAGTCATTATTACATTTTGCAATCCACGTTAACTTATAGTATCATAATGGCACAAAAACATGAATTCAGTTCACAAAGAGTGTAGAGTGTAAATGCTTAAAGTAACACTATAGGTAAAAACTTTGCACTCTGTAATGATGTCACAAAAACTTGTCATCCTGGGTTTTTAGTTGGcttttttctaaaattatatgaattttgtcagttttaattaaacacaccttgCTAAATAGGAGTAAATGtttctttggaaaaaaaaaaaaaaaaaaaaaaaaaaaagaatcttaaAATCATTTAACGTTTTGGGGTGATGACCATTACGTGCTTGATTAAACTAATGTAATCAATAAAAAcatagattgaggtaaagttttaCATCCAGACATTTGTTCATCTCTTGGTGTCTATACTGTTTACCGCGCTACTTTGGATATAGAGTTTGAAATcgaagtatgacttcaaaacaacattaacaccaTTTAATCTAATTAACTGTGAACACTTGTTCTTTGATAGTCACTGACTTCTAATataatttagaatttgcaaataattcatttctgaaaatatgttattaaggagaatgtgcgaatataaagccaactttacctcaataaaacaTAGCACCTCATCAATTGTGAAATACACTGAGTGTAGAGTCTTACCTCTGTTGGAGGCTAAGATAACTCTCATCCAGTAGAATGGATCTGCAGAGTCTGAAGACATGATCCCAAACAGTGGGATCTAAGACAGAGAGAAACGGTACATTCATTAGCTCTCAACTAAAATCTTGACTTTACACTGAAGTAACCGAAGCACAAAGGCATAGGtgtagtgtttttatttatacgCTGAAAAACACAGCTTACCTGACAGCAAACAAGAAAGATGAACAATGTGATGGCAGTCCATAGCACCTTTTCTCTGAACTGGATCTGAAACAAACACAAgtattaaagttaaaaatgttgTTTCCTACATACtttactaataattataatatcaataataataataaaaaaaaaacaagacacgcTGTGTAAAATGTTTTACCTTTCGTTCTGGTTTCTGGATCTCAGGCAATACCGCACAAAACGGTTTTATTACCTCCAAGAACTTaactggaaataaaaaaaacatgagaaaGGTTACACATCTTATTTGATGCCAGAAAATTAAACTACTCACAATTTCACTAAATGCAACACAACACGTACTGAACCATATTCCAGCAATTCACCAACATGAGGTTGAAAATGTATACCGAGATCAAACAACAACTGATAAACAGTCTCGCTTTCCCAAAATCCTTGTCGAGCTACTAAAGGACAACAACTGTTCAATCTAAAGCGGCGTCATCATTAAACAGATGGgtaaaaaatgtcatatttccGACATTTCATACAATACAAGACCCTCTTATATTACATCAGACCTAACAACTTATCAAATCCTCTGTTTTTGTTTAGTATGTTTTCATGTTAAACACATAACGTTAAGTGCAATCAATTAACCTGAAGCCTGTTTTGCGAGCCTCTGTAATCTTTGACAACTTCCCTCCGTCTTGCAGTCCGATAGAACAACAAACAAGCCTATTTCACAGGATTGTGCCTTATTTCAAATAACTGAAGGCCTGGTTTACGGTTTGCAGAACTTAAAGATCAAATAGACGGGTTAAAAAAGTAGCTAACAAGCTAACGCTAGCTGCTCGAAGCCATTCAACCATTAGCCACCAGAAAAGCAATGTACACGTAACTCACACACAAATAACTGATGAATCAAACAAATTAACCACAGAAAAACGTACACGCAATCCACTTGACTGCTCTGAACACATATAACGTTAAATAATATCAATCTCAAACCCCTCTCACAGGTTTGGGTTTTAATCAAAGAAAGCTTTCTGGCTAGCATGCTAATGGTGCTAACAGAACTCGAGTGGGCATTGACGGCAGATTTACATTGAATAACTCCACCAAACACAGGATAAACGCTCGAAAACTCTGCACTCACTCGCCATGATGACGGTCCCCTGAAATCACGGTCTCTGTCTGAAGTCCCAGTGAGCTGTAAACGGATAATTCGCGCTGCCGGTGCGCTCCGCCGCCCgggtgagagagaaagagagaagcgAGAAGAGCGAAGGGATGAAAGCGCTTTAGAGACACGTCAACACTACACCGACTCTACTACACGTCAGATGAACGGCGAGTCGCGGTTGATCTTCTGTTTCACGCTCTTCAATTCGATCGTGTGGTCGGCACAAGTAGTTTTACACATATTTTtctaactgtaaaaaaaagaatatatataataaattaaatggttTCATTTAATTTTCTGAACGATTAAATTCTCAGaagaagacaataatatgattggaATATCAGTTGTTATTAATTTTTGTAGACCTAACACAAACAGAAACGATGATTTACTAATTTGTTAACAATTTGTTGTTCTTTTTCTAAATCAACAAATTGCTCCCATTCcttaattcttatttttaaatgctaaattCGTTAAATAGTAAATCATGGCTATATggttaacttattttatttagccTTATTTTTAAACGCTCCATAATTTTAAGtaaactgtgcgtatagacaacAGCACACCTATTACCTAGTACCTATTAGTTTACATCGATTTCACAGTTATACGTTTCATAAAAATATAGGAAGTGGGAAcgctaaacaaaaaaagaatcaCCACGTACTTCCGGTTAAAAGGGCTTGCGCTCAGAGTAAACCGATGGCTATTTGTCACGTTTTAATTATTTGTGTTAGATATATTAGTTTCCTCTTCAATAATTATATTATCAAATTCTACTCCTAAACTATTGATTGTAAAGAAGCTGTAAGAGGATTCAATAATGTCATCAAGACTTGTTCTCAtttttttatgcaggaatttgtagatttatagcctacatgtatttatttatttgcgtatttattgattcgttttatttatgcatgaatgTGTAGAtttatacatgcatttatttattttgcgtatttatttatttatttatttattgttttatttatgcaggaatctgtggatttacatttatttatttgcatatttatctatgtattgttttatttatgcagggattcctgtttttatttattcttttatttgcttatttaattatttattgttttatttatgcaggaatttgtgtatttatttatttgcatatttatttatttattgttttatttatgcaggaatttgtagatttatttatttgcgtatttatttattgtttttgcaggttttatCCTCCAAGCAAATGTACCTATGgaggacaaaacctgcaaaaacaatacataaatattttttccaaaataCAAGAGTAAATAATTTTCAGAGCCTGTCTTGTTTGCATaggcaaattaaaaataaacatcagcCATCAGTCGTTTTTTTAATGatgattgtaattaaataaattgaaattaagTTAAATTTCATTCACTTACACGAGCAGCTTTCACTTGTGACCAGTTGATGTCGTGAAACCATTGAATAAAATTTCAATTGATTACCTTTTCCCTATTGCAGTTTACATCTTCAGCCAACAGAGGGCTCTGTGTACTCAGCAAAATAGAGTCTAGTTCATTTTCTCATTCATGTGGACGTACAGCATGATATTGCAAGAGTGATGCATTGCTAGGTCATGATTTCACTTAGAAACTATTTCAATGGCATTTTTATTTTGATGGAATTGTTGACTTTATAAACCTAAATAATTGGTTAAGTTTTCACCTATTAAATTTAAAGAACATCAAATCATTTAGCAGACCAAAATCATCAAAGCAGTTTATGTTAACTCATGCTAAATCTATAGTTAGCCATAGTTTAAAGTcaatttgtacacacacacacacttgtataaaTTATAGCTCGACATAAAATGAGAATTCACTGTGGTGCATTTTCTACCCCCACATTTTAATTTTCCCTCCGTTTatatcatttttacatttcatttctgaCCCCCGTTGTGGATATGATTGGTTTTTTTGATAAACAGACTGCATTTGTGAATAAATAGTGATTTACTGTAGAATTAGTAATAGATTTACAGGCGACAGACAATCTGACTCTCACACAGACGCACACCATTTGGTCTATTTTTGGAAAGAGCCATGAGGATTTCATTCAGCACCGTTTCTGACtgcagtttacacacacacacacacacacacacacacacacacacacacacacacacacacacacacacacacgcaaacacgcacacgcacacgcacacacacacacacacacacacacacacgcacacacacacacacacacacacacacacacttctgaacAGTGGGCAGTTTTGTCCATCATGGTTACATAACTAAATGTGCCCTTAGGAGGCAACACCACAATGTCATTTCGGTATCTCTTTATCCTCTGTCTCCTCTTTTTCACACAGTCCGACCATATCACATTTTAGATTCTGATACTGATTAATAGACCTGCCAAACAATGTCAGGCTTTATTAGATTAGTCCTTCtgccttaaaataaaaaaggtctTTGATAGATCCTTTTATATGCTTTCATATCGTAGCCTGAACTTCTGTCTTTTACGTCTGTTTATgtcttaaagcaatagttcacccaaaagttaaaGTTTCTCATCTATTACTTAcatcaagtggttgtaaacgttTATGTATTTCTTTCAACTGTTGAACAAAACAAGATatcctgaagaatgttggaaaagagCAGCCATTGGAGAAAAAGACAGATTACTACCGTAGTCATTAGTTGTTTTTACccctcaacattcttcaaaatatcttcctttgtgcttAACCGAAGAGAGTAACAAGTTTAGAGCAAGAAGAGGGGGATAGAATCtcttatttttgtgtgaattacctctttcaatgcatttttgtcattgtgataaataacattaatataatattaaataatttgcaTAAATCATAATTAATGATCATAATGTATTAGCCCTTCAGACGTGAATTATGTTTCAGAAATGAgagcaaattataataataaaaattcaacaacCTTTATATATTTTGtccatttcaatggacatcaggtcagaacagttgtacttaaaaacataaaaaacataccCGATTGCTGCTATAATgttgaaaatcattttaaaaatcacaaaaattaagattgtaacatttttactttcattttgaggtttttgttgtatagattACACCTTGTGTACAACacactttatcttcatcttcctcatcaatCCACATATTGTgcacatctgagatatttccatctgctatagaccatttcaatgaggTGTTgacattggcccatgaacatttcctgcttgacATTTAAACTATTtcctaactgtaacaagaggcaattcaatcataacttgattTTAAATCAGCAGTCATAAcactatttatcaatatgtgtctctttttggattctcagaagcaatggaaaataaaaatgtaaaacaggaaatacgttaggaccattgttatttacctccctcaaaatggtctatatgctCAAGAACTTCAAGAATGATTATTCTTCATATGAAATAGCTTCAGCATGAATTAGTACGTcggtatagtttatatatatatatatctatatatatatatatatatatataaaggttcAGTCAGCATTACTTGAGATTTAATTTTGGTAACAGATTTTAAACCCCTTGATTGACCATCATAATGGtcagtcatatttaaaaaaatcctgaCCTAcagcttgcaatgttacaaaaccttttaaattttaataagtgAAATCCCTCGTTTTTACATACAATGTATAAAATgttggcaaacatatcaataaatctgaagAAAAACATTGTGAATGTGTCCGGAGTGGAGTGATGCCATGCTGCTATTCAGTGtggatttttacagtgtggcctTACCgccatttaattaaatgaaatgctcaggaaccataaaaaacatgggctgacatgTGATGTCTATTTTAATGGACACAGGGTCTGAACCTAATCACAAAATCAGCCAGGTTTTAGTctaataaaatctttaaaacagataaaacctaaaaaaaacaacGACTTTCTCAAATATCAAGGTTGCCTATGAAAGCCTGATTATGGACTTGGGATGATTCATAAAGGATATGAATTTAACATGCTTTCAAACACCTCTCATCCATTCTGTAACACATTAAATGAATGCTTATAACGTCCCAGATAATGTCAAACGAGCACTTCTGTACTTTAATGCAAATATACCACGCAAAGACATGGATTAATTTCAATTATAGTCTAAAAAAACAGAGCTATAgtctaaaaacactttaaaatcataaaacacaATCATAACTGTAATTGAAATGATCTCAGCTGTCCACATGATGCTGGTGAATTGTAGAGCGTGCGTAATCTTTATCGCTATAATCAGATATTCCCTCACTGCTTccatttgtgttgtttgttttgtttttgagaggAAAAAAATGCAACCCGTGTTTAAATATTCATCTGATTCATCTAACTCTCAGCAGTGTGGATTGTGTCTGGATGTTTACTATAGTAGATCCCTGCAAAAGTATTTTGCATTAAtgtattcaacttaaaaaaaaaaaaagtaaaaacaaagaaaaaattactaataactttaaaatgttttttaaagaagtcaaaatattttgtactattaactattataatttttaagacctttaatatatttaaatatgtaattaattattatcatttcaaaacattttagcaTCACTATTTCATCCttttatataatcatttatagaaataattagcaataattctaatatgctgatttgctgttcaAGTAATgtataaagcattaaaaaaagctTAGAGGCAGAGtatcttttttgtaaataattatagAAATGAAATCTTTTACCTACAtgctttaaattgatcaaaagtaatggtaaaaacatttttaatgccaTAAAAGCTTTATTTATATATGTCAGATAAATGCTGTTCGTctgaactttctattcatcaaaacAACCAGAGAGAATTCTCCTCAGCTGTTTTCAACATATTAAAAGGGTTTCAGAATTCAGTTTTACCCTTTAAAAGAAACAAACTTGGACATTCTTTTTTTCTTGCAGGATGACCACTGTTCATTTCACGTCACTTGCAGCCTAAGCACTAATAATGAGAATGCTGTGACAGCAAAAATGCTTACGATAATTTAGCGATTATCTCTCAGACTGTACCTCACTCTCTTATCCGTAACACACCTCAAGGCGAGCATGACCTGTGTGAGACACAATAAACTATCACTACTTATGTAAGACACTGATTTCAGTCCAGACAAGACAACAGTTACAGTTTATTCTTTTCCGAACATGCCATTTGATGTGCTGGTTTTTTACTTACTTTCAATGTAAAATTACTTTCAATGTAATTTgacttataaaatatatataaatataaaggttcCTTATTGACATAATTGGTTACACAAAGAACCCTTAACTTACATGGAATTTTCATTTCCACTAGATGTTCTTCagtcttaaaataataataataataataataaaataaaaacaaaaaatttaacatgaaataatggttgaaataagattattattaAGATTGCTTACCTAAAGAACCTTTTGATGAAAAGTTGGGAACAACACTTTCATAATCTCAGGAAACTTCTTTCACTGTAAAGAACCTTTCGGtgaaatatcaatattattaataaatggtCAAATATCATCAATGCCAATGAacaaataacatataataaatacataataaatcctcaatatataaactattatcaatgccaataaagaatctTTATTTTCAGAATGTATACAGGAGAA
Above is a window of Danio aesculapii chromosome 6, fDanAes4.1, whole genome shotgun sequence DNA encoding:
- the sec61a1a gene encoding protein transport protein Sec61 subunit alpha-like 1; this translates as MAIKFLEVIKPFCAVLPEIQKPERKIQFREKVLWTAITLFIFLVCCQIPLFGIMSSDSADPFYWMRVILASNRGTLMELGISPIVTSGLIMQLLAGAKIIEVGDTPKDRALFNGAQKLFGMIITIGQAIVYVMTGMYGDPSEMGAGICLLIIIQLFVAGLIVLLLDELLQKGYGLGSGISLFIATNICETIVWKAFSPTTVNTGRGTEFEGAIIALFHLLATRTDKVRALREAFYRQNLPNLMNLIATVFVFAVVIYFQGFRVDLPIKSARYRGQYNTYPIKLFYTSNIPIILQSALVSNLYVISQMLSTRFSGNFLVNLLGTWSDTSSGGPARAYPVGGLCYYLSPPESFGSVLDDPVHAVIYIVFMLGSCAFFSKTWIEVSGSSAKDVAKQLKEQQMVMRGHRETSMVHELNRYIPTAAAFGGLCIGGLSVMADFLGAIGSGTGILLAVTIIYQYFEIFVKEQSEVGSMGALLF